A genome region from candidate division KSB1 bacterium includes the following:
- a CDS encoding CPBP family intramembrane glutamic endopeptidase, producing MSTLSIYFILDPLIELLPMPEFLENMFLELLSKHNVPTFLLLVVAAPVLEEMLCRGIILDGFLKRYTPQKAIIWSAVLFGVMHLNPWQFISAFGLGLYMGWLYYITGSLLSTVLVHAVANGFSFAVGYFYPDELKSTQELVGNNYIYAGILLVCILLLYTSMRLTRTLLRKKGYAQ from the coding sequence TTGTCAACCCTGAGCATTTACTTTATCCTCGATCCCCTCATTGAATTATTACCCATGCCGGAATTTCTTGAAAACATGTTTTTAGAGCTATTGAGCAAACACAATGTTCCCACCTTTCTCCTGCTTGTCGTTGCCGCCCCTGTGCTTGAAGAAATGCTGTGCCGGGGAATCATTCTTGACGGTTTTTTAAAACGATACACCCCTCAAAAAGCAATCATCTGGTCAGCTGTCCTGTTCGGAGTCATGCACCTGAACCCCTGGCAATTTATCAGCGCTTTCGGTCTCGGGCTTTATATGGGATGGCTATATTATATTACAGGATCATTATTATCAACTGTTCTGGTACACGCTGTTGCCAATGGATTCAGTTTTGCGGTCGGGTATTTTTATCCTGATGAATTAAAAAGCACTCAGGAACTCGTGGGAAACAACTATATCTATGCGGGGATTTTACTGGTTTGTATTCTTTTGTTGTATACAAGTATGCGTCTGACACGCACGCTGTTAAGAAAAAAGGGATACGCTCAATAG
- a CDS encoding thioesterase family protein, with the protein MDLKIEQPLKVQGYDIDVMGIVNNVVYLRWFEDLRMAFLDNMMPFSEMIAKGYSPVLVKTCIKYYKPLTIHDQPKGILTLTRLTRIRWSITIDIKTGETVHCHGEQQGAFFHLKNHKIAKIPQEFMERTQH; encoded by the coding sequence ATGGATTTAAAAATTGAGCAGCCCCTCAAGGTTCAGGGATACGATATCGATGTCATGGGGATCGTCAACAATGTCGTCTATCTGAGGTGGTTCGAAGACCTGCGCATGGCGTTTCTTGATAACATGATGCCGTTTTCAGAAATGATTGCAAAAGGGTATTCCCCTGTTTTGGTTAAAACGTGCATCAAGTATTATAAACCCCTTACCATTCATGATCAACCGAAAGGTATTTTAACCTTAACCCGTTTGACACGTATCCGCTGGAGTATAACTATTGATATTAAAACCGGGGAAACGGTTCACTGCCATGGCGAACAGCAGGGTGCTTTTTTCCACCTAAAAAATCATAAAATTGCTAAAATACCGCAAGAATTCATGGAAAGAACACAACATTAA
- the selB gene encoding selenocysteine-specific translation elongation factor, producing MQRHIIIGTAGHIDHGKSLLVQKLTGTDPDRLTEEKERGLTIDLGFAFLSDEIAMIDVPGHERFIKNMVAGTQTVDMALLVVAADDSIMPQTKEHFDILRLLDIKSGIVVMTKCDLVDEKRLKIVEHDIREMIKDSFLESSPIQPVSALTGQGIKALSELIHDSVRCLSRSHDPRPFWMPVDRSFSIKGHGTVVTGSVVSGSVNNGDTLELLPQQQRVRVRGIQVHGQSPLKSQAGDRTALNLAQIDYKDIRRGDIASAPGEAVPASNMYARLTLLPGAPALEQNQRLRIHLGTAEIIGRIRILNMQRCTGGESCYGRLRLEKETAVRMGDRFILRRYSPLNTLGGGKILDPAAGLWMKKTNLIDHLKCLDSGAPETMLSSLLIHAYKVPVTFDTLVRLSGLLPDIIEQTLSGLIQQNKVIKVKDNQYIHQSTFDILLKRVLDRIKTFHRTYPHLSGVKRADIQANIFPDQSDLFNTVIQTLKNRGKIISAGQVLKQSRHSAHLSDTEQKQADQIIKLLKQHPYRTPPEKIIAKELNLSIQHVSKLLNSLRTSGHIIKLEQGIYMHREAVDAARKNIMEKLDKQNTLSVSEFRDMIGSSRKYALALLLHFDQTDVTERSGDVRILKK from the coding sequence ATGCAGCGGCACATCATAATCGGCACAGCCGGCCATATTGATCACGGCAAATCCTTGCTTGTGCAAAAGTTGACCGGCACGGATCCGGATCGTTTGACAGAGGAAAAAGAACGAGGATTGACTATCGATTTGGGATTTGCTTTTCTATCCGATGAAATTGCCATGATTGATGTACCGGGGCACGAACGCTTTATCAAAAACATGGTAGCCGGGACGCAAACCGTGGATATGGCGCTACTGGTCGTGGCCGCCGATGATTCCATTATGCCGCAGACCAAAGAGCATTTTGATATTCTCCGACTGCTGGACATCAAATCCGGGATCGTTGTCATGACCAAATGTGATCTTGTGGATGAAAAGCGTCTGAAAATTGTGGAGCATGATATTCGTGAAATGATCAAGGACTCGTTTCTCGAATCATCCCCCATACAGCCGGTATCTGCGCTCACCGGCCAGGGAATCAAAGCTCTGTCTGAACTGATTCATGACAGCGTCCGTTGCCTGTCCCGGTCTCACGACCCGCGTCCCTTCTGGATGCCGGTGGACCGTTCCTTTAGCATCAAAGGACATGGTACTGTGGTCACGGGCTCTGTTGTCTCCGGGTCTGTGAACAACGGTGACACTCTGGAGCTGTTGCCTCAGCAACAGCGCGTGCGGGTTCGGGGAATACAGGTGCATGGTCAATCACCATTAAAATCACAAGCAGGCGATCGGACAGCTCTGAATCTGGCTCAAATTGACTATAAAGACATCCGGCGGGGTGATATCGCTTCAGCGCCGGGGGAGGCTGTTCCGGCCAGCAACATGTACGCCCGCCTCACACTTTTGCCGGGGGCACCGGCTCTTGAGCAAAACCAGCGCCTGCGCATTCATCTGGGTACGGCAGAAATCATAGGACGTATCCGTATCCTGAATATGCAGCGCTGTACAGGCGGAGAATCCTGTTATGGGCGTCTGCGGTTGGAAAAAGAAACCGCTGTCCGAATGGGAGACCGATTTATTCTAAGACGATATTCTCCCTTGAACACGCTGGGCGGCGGCAAAATTCTCGACCCTGCCGCCGGACTTTGGATGAAAAAAACCAACCTGATTGACCACCTCAAATGCCTGGATTCGGGTGCGCCGGAAACCATGCTTTCCTCTTTGTTGATCCACGCGTACAAAGTCCCGGTAACGTTTGATACGCTGGTGCGTCTATCCGGACTTTTACCGGACATCATTGAGCAAACTCTGTCCGGCCTGATTCAACAAAACAAGGTTATTAAAGTGAAGGACAATCAATACATTCATCAGAGCACGTTTGACATATTGTTAAAGCGGGTCCTGGACAGGATAAAGACGTTTCATCGGACATACCCGCATCTTTCGGGTGTCAAACGTGCAGATATTCAGGCAAATATTTTTCCTGATCAGTCTGATCTGTTCAACACGGTCATCCAGACCCTCAAAAACCGGGGCAAAATCATCAGCGCTGGTCAGGTTCTCAAACAAAGCCGTCATAGCGCTCATCTGAGTGATACAGAGCAGAAACAGGCCGATCAGATCATCAAATTGCTTAAACAACATCCGTACCGCACCCCCCCGGAAAAAATAATCGCCAAAGAGCTAAACCTTTCCATTCAACACGTCAGTAAACTGTTGAACAGTCTCCGGACATCCGGACACATTATAAAGCTCGAACAAGGCATTTATATGCACCGTGAAGCAGTCGATGCGGCGCGAAAAAATATCATGGAAAAGCTGGATAAACAAAACACTTTATCGGTCAGTGAATTTCGGGATATGATCGGCAGCAGCCGAAAATATGCGCTGGCGTTATTATTACATTTCGATCAAACCGACGTTACGGAGCGATCCGGAGATGTCAGGATTCTAAAAAAGTAA
- a CDS encoding trehalase family glycosidase has protein sequence MSNYRSIIPELEKKLQDLVREQSEDTNNLIGCPYPYTTPGPDKNDALYYWDTYFINLGLLRLKKLEQARHNAENLISLQKRFGFIPASTHQSSLGYSQIPLLPWIIRDIYRATGDKEWLNRMLPDVINEFKYWTTKPHTSPSGLYRFAAPAAEETEQHAESESCWLQSARFQNVSHYNPVDLNALLYRNARLIFDLEKEANRDGSAAILKIGNKIKELIILCWNHQEQFYFDNNFEAKTQSPVKALSGFMPLFTKMIDQDRAKALFTNLKHFWAPGGLTITDQPYSESVSPWNYPLTCAPYIYFVVKGLSDYEFMEDAADIGTNWLNMVYDIYKNTGEMWEWYDVKNKRHQYTKDVENTPVMGWTAGTFITLLDTLGIE, from the coding sequence ATGTCAAACTATCGTTCTATCATACCTGAACTGGAAAAAAAACTTCAAGATCTGGTACGTGAACAGTCAGAAGACACCAACAATCTGATCGGGTGTCCCTACCCCTATACAACACCAGGCCCGGATAAAAACGATGCTCTTTACTATTGGGACACATATTTTATCAATCTCGGTCTGCTTCGCCTCAAAAAGCTTGAACAGGCGCGTCACAATGCTGAAAACCTGATTTCACTTCAGAAACGTTTCGGTTTTATTCCCGCGTCAACGCATCAATCCTCTCTGGGTTATTCTCAAATCCCTCTGCTCCCCTGGATCATCCGAGATATTTATCGGGCGACCGGAGACAAAGAATGGCTGAACCGCATGCTGCCGGACGTGATCAACGAATTTAAATACTGGACCACAAAGCCTCATACCTCGCCGTCCGGTCTTTATCGGTTCGCCGCGCCCGCAGCGGAAGAAACAGAGCAGCATGCTGAATCCGAGTCATGCTGGCTGCAGTCCGCACGCTTTCAGAATGTCAGTCATTACAATCCTGTTGACTTGAATGCACTGCTTTATCGAAATGCCAGGCTCATTTTTGATCTGGAAAAAGAAGCCAACCGCGATGGCAGTGCCGCCATACTCAAGATAGGAAATAAAATCAAAGAATTAATAATACTCTGCTGGAACCATCAGGAACAATTCTATTTTGATAATAACTTTGAAGCCAAAACTCAGAGTCCGGTCAAGGCCTTGTCAGGATTCATGCCGCTGTTCACCAAAATGATTGACCAGGATCGTGCCAAGGCGTTGTTCACCAATCTGAAACACTTTTGGGCGCCGGGCGGATTAACCATTACCGATCAACCCTATTCCGAGTCGGTTTCGCCCTGGAATTATCCGCTGACCTGCGCACCGTATATTTACTTTGTTGTCAAGGGATTGTCGGATTACGAGTTTATGGAAGATGCAGCGGACATTGGCACAAACTGGCTGAATATGGTATATGATATTTATAAAAATACGGGAGAAATGTGGGAATGGTATGATGTCAAGAACAAGCGTCACCAATACACAAAAGATGTTGAAAACACACCCGTAATGGGCTGGACCGCCGGTACGTTTATCACTCTATTGGATACACTGGGCATCGAGTAA
- a CDS encoding sugar phosphate isomerase/epimerase encodes MNSVPRVGVTIAAFKSLSAATLISRLRLMGVNFFELNISTLKDIKSIHLVIKRAHTAIHLPIMSENGWDFSCPAYEQDIREIIKTINAYRCKLHIQHCIAHPPEPHLLDRNLESSEDYLFCTLSQLNVPVYLENVPGIKQDEYDHIYNRAKDKLGDQLAGMCYDGPHFLISGQNPVEQFQQYQDKIGAIHISDCYPEEDVHLPFDRGGVMPYKELLKSIKSSGFKGYLTLEIQPVTLQDVPAFFKSYLTTLRSLHYQKYLCSTLRYQLMRPLWHYYQKHHMKK; translated from the coding sequence GTGAATTCGGTTCCCAGAGTGGGAGTTACAATTGCAGCATTCAAGTCATTATCTGCTGCAACTCTGATATCACGATTGCGGTTAATGGGGGTAAACTTTTTTGAACTCAACATATCGACCTTGAAAGATATCAAAAGCATTCACTTGGTCATAAAACGGGCACATACAGCCATTCATTTGCCCATTATGAGTGAAAACGGCTGGGATTTTTCATGTCCGGCCTATGAACAGGATATCCGCGAAATTATCAAAACCATCAATGCATACCGCTGTAAACTGCATATCCAACATTGCATTGCACATCCGCCGGAACCGCACTTGTTGGATAGAAATCTGGAATCCTCGGAAGACTATTTATTCTGCACCTTGAGCCAGCTGAACGTGCCGGTCTACCTGGAAAATGTTCCCGGCATCAAACAGGATGAATATGACCATATCTATAACAGAGCCAAAGACAAACTGGGAGATCAGCTGGCCGGTATGTGCTATGATGGTCCTCATTTTCTCATTTCCGGCCAAAATCCGGTTGAACAGTTTCAACAATATCAGGACAAAATCGGAGCTATTCACATCTCCGACTGTTACCCGGAAGAAGATGTGCATTTGCCCTTTGACAGAGGCGGGGTGATGCCGTACAAGGAACTACTAAAGTCAATAAAGTCATCCGGCTTTAAGGGTTATCTGACTCTGGAAATCCAGCCGGTCACGCTGCAGGATGTTCCGGCTTTTTTCAAAAGCTATCTCACCACGCTAAGATCATTGCATTATCAGAAATACTTGTGCTCAACCCTGCGATATCAGCTGATGCGGCCCCTGTGGCATTATTATCAGAAACATCATATGAAAAAATAA
- a CDS encoding TrpB-like pyridoxal phosphate-dependent enzyme: MEQTKFVLSEKDMPRQWYNLAADLPHPPLPPLGPDGNPVNPEQLRPVFPDNLIEQEMSAERWIDIPEEILEIYSLWRPSPLYRARRLEKALGTPARIYFKNEGVSPAGSHKPNTAVAQAYYNKEFGIKRLTTETGAGQWGSALSFACSLLGLECKVFMVRISFEQKPFRRLMMQTWGGNCVPSPSNETQSGRDILAKMPDTPGSLGIAISEAVEQAVTDKSGQTRYSLGSVLNHVMLHQTIIGQEAKKQLELAGEKKVDAVIGCAGGGSNFAGLSFPFIADKINGAEIDIIPVEPTSCPTLTKGPYAYDFGDVAGMTPLLAMHTLGHEFVPPPIHAGGLRYHGMAPLVSQAVKHGLMTPLALDQLECYESAVKFARTEGFISAPETSHAVAATIREALKAKEEGKEKVILFNWSGHGLMDLKGYELFFEGHLDNYPLPDEEIAKSTACLKDFPTPEL, translated from the coding sequence ATGGAACAAACCAAGTTTGTGTTGTCTGAAAAGGATATGCCGAGGCAATGGTATAATCTGGCAGCTGATCTCCCGCATCCGCCCCTTCCGCCGCTGGGTCCGGATGGAAATCCGGTTAATCCGGAACAATTGCGACCGGTCTTCCCGGATAATCTGATTGAACAGGAAATGAGCGCCGAGCGCTGGATTGATATCCCGGAAGAAATTCTGGAGATTTATTCCCTGTGGCGTCCTTCGCCTTTATACCGGGCCCGCCGTCTTGAAAAGGCTTTGGGAACACCGGCAAGAATTTATTTCAAGAACGAAGGCGTCAGTCCCGCCGGAAGTCATAAACCGAATACGGCTGTCGCTCAGGCGTATTATAACAAAGAGTTTGGTATCAAACGCCTGACGACCGAAACCGGCGCAGGCCAGTGGGGCAGCGCATTGTCGTTTGCATGTTCGCTGCTTGGCCTGGAGTGCAAGGTGTTTATGGTGCGAATCAGTTTTGAACAAAAACCATTCCGCCGGTTGATGATGCAGACCTGGGGCGGGAATTGTGTTCCCAGTCCCAGTAATGAAACACAATCTGGCCGTGATATTCTTGCAAAAATGCCGGACACGCCGGGAAGTCTGGGAATTGCAATCAGCGAAGCTGTTGAACAGGCCGTCACCGATAAATCCGGGCAAACCCGTTACTCTCTGGGATCCGTACTCAATCATGTGATGCTGCATCAGACCATCATCGGGCAGGAAGCCAAAAAGCAGCTGGAACTGGCCGGCGAAAAAAAGGTGGATGCGGTTATCGGCTGTGCAGGCGGTGGAAGTAATTTTGCCGGATTGTCTTTTCCGTTTATAGCTGACAAAATCAACGGAGCAGAGATCGATATCATTCCTGTGGAGCCCACATCCTGCCCCACGCTGACCAAAGGCCCCTATGCCTATGATTTCGGCGATGTCGCCGGGATGACGCCGCTGCTTGCTATGCATACATTGGGGCATGAGTTCGTACCCCCTCCCATCCATGCCGGAGGTCTTCGCTATCACGGAATGGCGCCGCTGGTCAGCCAGGCTGTAAAACATGGTCTCATGACTCCGCTGGCGCTGGATCAGCTGGAATGTTACGAATCAGCTGTGAAATTTGCCCGCACAGAAGGCTTTATTTCGGCTCCGGAAACCAGTCATGCCGTGGCTGCGACCATCCGGGAAGCGCTCAAGGCAAAAGAGGAAGGCAAGGAAAAAGTCATTTTGTTCAACTGGAGCGGTCACGGATTGATGGACCTCAAAGGTTATGAACTCTTTTTCGAAGGGCATTTGGATAACTATCCGCTGCCGGATGAAGAAATTGCAAAAAGTACGGCATGTCTGAAAGATTTTCCGACACCCGAACTGTAA
- a CDS encoding polysaccharide deacetylase family protein, protein MSRLRQSARRPLVQHKDTPGWINAELEHMAESMVEQNTIDIRGTAADSVIITLRINDRIDRVTLPQDGKFQFNDIALDYGSNTISVLALDTYGHTKLLEKLTLEYGAPSLDYLSRNVTRGPVNQKQLALTFDGGAGDGAVQDILAILSDKNIKCTMFLTGRFLKRYPDQVRKILEHGHKVGNHTWSHPHLTTFAENGAHKTAESITRKTLQTELLRTAEKFKQITDNNMLKYWRAPFGEHNPEIRRWAAELGYTQIGWTITEGKTMDALDWVSDTTASIYYTSEQVLERLLAFDESRYGANGGIILMHLDTQRKQDPVHRILPAFIDSMKTRGYTLQRFQKCFPISLYHCAAEPVQSSQ, encoded by the coding sequence ATGAGCCGCCTCCGACAGTCTGCACGCCGTCCTCTTGTTCAACATAAAGACACACCAGGATGGATCAATGCAGAACTCGAGCATATGGCGGAATCCATGGTGGAGCAGAACACAATCGACATCCGCGGAACGGCAGCCGACAGCGTCATCATCACCTTGCGGATCAACGACCGCATCGACCGGGTTACGCTGCCGCAAGACGGTAAATTCCAATTCAACGACATCGCTCTCGATTACGGAAGCAACACCATTTCAGTGCTGGCGCTGGACACCTACGGGCATACCAAGCTGCTCGAAAAGCTCACTCTGGAATACGGCGCGCCGTCACTGGACTATTTGTCACGCAACGTAACCCGCGGCCCGGTGAACCAAAAACAACTCGCACTCACATTTGACGGCGGAGCCGGCGATGGCGCTGTGCAGGACATATTAGCCATTCTGAGCGACAAGAATATAAAATGCACCATGTTTCTCACCGGCCGCTTTCTCAAACGCTATCCGGACCAGGTCAGAAAAATTTTAGAGCACGGGCATAAAGTGGGCAATCACACCTGGAGCCATCCACATCTGACCACCTTTGCCGAAAATGGCGCTCATAAAACCGCTGAATCCATAACCCGTAAGACCCTCCAAACTGAACTTTTACGTACCGCCGAAAAATTCAAACAAATCACAGATAATAACATGCTGAAATACTGGCGCGCGCCTTTTGGTGAACATAATCCTGAAATCCGGAGATGGGCGGCTGAACTGGGCTATACCCAGATCGGATGGACAATTACCGAGGGGAAAACCATGGACGCTCTGGACTGGGTCTCGGATACCACCGCGTCGATCTATTACACATCAGAACAGGTTCTTGAACGACTTTTGGCGTTTGACGAGTCCAGGTACGGTGCCAACGGCGGAATTATTCTCATGCACCTGGATACACAACGAAAACAGGACCCGGTACACCGGATATTGCCCGCCTTTATAGACAGCATGAAAACACGGGGCTATACCTTACAACGGTTTCAAAAATGCTTTCCGATCAGTCTTTATCACTGCGCCGCTGAGCCTGTTCAATCAAGTCAATGA
- the amrB gene encoding AmmeMemoRadiSam system protein B, translating to MNIRPAYCAGTFYPADPDDLKGMVHTFLEQVSIKSSSEPVAGLISPHAGYPYSGPTAAVAYSQLQGREIKNVLVCSPSHMTPITGVSIFDGDYYETPLGRVPVNQEKAKELAAFADELTCSSVGHLADATGGAEHALEVQLPFLQQVLQDWTLIPLVFNEYKWSNCRVLGEAIASVFDPDDTLIVASSDLYHGHDYDQALKTDERTLNSIEAFDAKMFCEQSEQETIMACGAGPITALIFAAKKWNARAPRVLSHTTSADAINRTGGYVVGYAAVVIEK from the coding sequence ATGAATATTCGCCCGGCATACTGTGCGGGGACATTTTACCCCGCAGATCCTGATGACCTGAAAGGAATGGTGCATACATTTCTGGAGCAGGTCAGTATTAAATCGTCATCGGAACCCGTTGCAGGTCTGATATCACCGCACGCCGGTTATCCATATTCCGGACCGACCGCTGCTGTCGCTTACAGTCAGCTTCAAGGGCGTGAGATTAAAAATGTGCTGGTCTGTTCACCGAGCCATATGACACCGATTACCGGTGTTTCCATATTTGACGGTGATTATTATGAAACCCCGCTGGGGCGTGTACCGGTCAATCAGGAAAAAGCAAAAGAACTTGCAGCTTTTGCTGATGAATTGACCTGCTCTTCGGTCGGCCATTTGGCGGATGCCACGGGCGGAGCTGAACACGCGCTGGAAGTGCAATTGCCCTTTTTGCAGCAGGTCCTGCAAGACTGGACCCTGATTCCTCTGGTCTTTAATGAATACAAATGGAGCAATTGCCGGGTTTTGGGCGAGGCGATTGCATCAGTTTTTGATCCGGATGATACACTCATTGTTGCCAGTTCCGATTTATATCACGGCCATGATTACGATCAGGCCCTGAAAACCGATGAACGTACATTGAATTCGATTGAGGCGTTTGACGCAAAAATGTTTTGCGAACAGTCCGAACAAGAAACAATTATGGCTTGCGGTGCGGGTCCCATTACGGCGCTCATATTTGCCGCAAAGAAATGGAATGCACGGGCGCCGCGCGTGCTGTCTCATACCACATCTGCTGATGCCATAAATCGCACGGGCGGTTATGTCGTCGGCTATGCAGCGGTTGTAATAGAAAAGTAG
- a CDS encoding PHP domain-containing protein, whose translation MQDYHIHTKLCRHATGDIVDYAEAAVAKGFAEIGFSEHIPIPNLK comes from the coding sequence ATGCAGGATTACCATATTCATACAAAACTATGCCGGCATGCCACCGGCGATATCGTAGACTATGCAGAAGCAGCGGTGGCAAAAGGATTCGCGGAAATTGGATTTTCCGAACATATACCGATTCCGAACCTGAAATGA